The Bacteroidota bacterium genome has a window encoding:
- a CDS encoding OmpA family protein: MRILIATLFVFSILELSAQSQPITFSVYFEKGKADLNPADALTIDDFLALAKDSSYNAVFLKGYADPDGSDASNMSLSEARG, from the coding sequence ATGCGTATATTAATTGCTACTTTGTTTGTGTTTAGTATACTTGAATTATCTGCGCAATCTCAACCCATAACATTTTCTGTTTATTTTGAAAAGGGCAAGGCCGATTTAAATCCTGCTGATGCTTTAACCATTGATGATTTTTTGGCTTTGGCTAAGGATTCGAGTTATAATGCGGTGTTTTTAAAAGGTTATGCTGATCCTGATGGTTCGGATGCTTCAAATATGTCGTTGTCGGAAGCGCGTGGGTAA